Proteins from one Caulobacter sp. X genomic window:
- the pyk gene encoding pyruvate kinase yields the protein MIRARRSRIVATIGPASSSPEMIVTLAKAGADVFRLNFSHGAHETHAAVYTAIREAEKVVGRPLGILADLQGPKLRVGKFADGPVMLKPGQAFRFDSDPTPGDETRVHLPHPEILTAMRPGATLLLDDGKLRMTVTEAGPGYANTKVVNGGKLSERKGVAVPDVVIPMSPLTAKDREDLAFALRLGVDWIALSFVQAPEDMAELRRIVEGRAAVLAKIEKPQALKVLGPILDLCDGVMVARGDLGVEMAPEEVPVAQKEILRAARERGIPVIVATQMLESMTSSPTPTRAEASDVANAVYEGADAVMLSAESAAGDYPEEAVSMMNRIIERVERDPRWPELMQAEQSHDDVDADVLVVAAAGAAKAGSTKCLVAFTTTGATARRLARERPLQPVLALSPELSAVRRMTLVWGVEPRVSAQPDSLEVVTTDASSKALELGLVAPGERLLVVAGTPFGAPGAANLLRLAHAPAPARRR from the coding sequence ATGATCCGCGCCCGTCGCTCCCGCATCGTCGCCACGATCGGCCCGGCTTCCAGCTCGCCCGAGATGATCGTCACCCTGGCCAAGGCCGGGGCGGACGTCTTTCGCCTGAACTTCAGCCACGGCGCCCACGAAACCCACGCGGCGGTCTACACGGCGATCCGCGAGGCGGAAAAGGTCGTTGGCCGCCCGCTGGGCATCCTGGCCGACCTGCAGGGACCCAAGCTGCGCGTCGGCAAGTTCGCCGACGGCCCGGTCATGCTGAAGCCCGGTCAGGCCTTCCGCTTCGACAGCGATCCGACGCCGGGCGACGAGACGCGGGTGCACCTGCCGCATCCCGAGATCCTGACCGCCATGCGGCCGGGCGCGACCCTGCTGCTGGACGACGGCAAGCTGCGGATGACGGTGACCGAGGCCGGCCCCGGCTACGCCAACACCAAGGTCGTCAACGGCGGCAAGCTGTCCGAGCGCAAGGGCGTCGCCGTGCCGGACGTCGTGATCCCGATGTCGCCCCTGACCGCCAAGGACCGTGAGGACCTGGCCTTCGCCCTGCGTCTTGGCGTCGACTGGATCGCCCTGTCGTTCGTCCAGGCGCCGGAGGACATGGCCGAGCTGCGCCGCATCGTCGAAGGCCGCGCGGCGGTCCTGGCCAAGATCGAAAAGCCGCAGGCGCTGAAGGTGCTGGGCCCGATCCTCGACCTCTGTGACGGCGTCATGGTCGCTCGCGGCGACCTCGGCGTCGAGATGGCGCCGGAAGAGGTGCCGGTGGCTCAGAAGGAAATCCTGCGCGCCGCTCGCGAGCGGGGCATTCCGGTGATCGTCGCGACCCAGATGCTGGAGTCGATGACCAGTTCGCCGACCCCGACCCGGGCTGAAGCCTCAGACGTCGCCAACGCCGTCTACGAGGGCGCGGACGCGGTGATGCTGTCGGCGGAGTCGGCGGCCGGCGACTATCCGGAAGAAGCCGTCTCGATGATGAACCGCATCATCGAGCGGGTGGAGCGCGATCCGCGCTGGCCCGAGCTGATGCAGGCCGAGCAGAGCCACGACGACGTCGACGCCGACGTGCTGGTCGTCGCCGCCGCGGGCGCGGCCAAGGCCGGCTCGACCAAGTGCCTCGTCGCCTTCACCACCACCGGCGCCACCGCGCGCCGCCTGGCCCGTGAACGCCCGCTGCAGCCGGTCCTGGCCCTGTCGCCGGAGCTCAGCGCCGTGCGCCGCATGACTCTGGTCTGGGGCGTCGAGCCGCGCGTCAGCGCCCAGCCCGACAGCCTGGAAGTCGTCACGACCGACGCATCGAGCAAGGCGCTGGAGTTGGGCCTGGTCGCGCCGGGCGAGCGCCTGCTGGTCGTGGCCGGAACGCCGTTTGGCGCGCCGGGCGCGGCCAACCTGCTGCGTCTGGCTCATGCGCCCGCTCCGGCGCGTCGCCGCTAG
- a CDS encoding exo 1,3/1,4-beta-D-glucan glucohydrolase, with product MFSRRSLRVSVLALAIAGGLSGAVLAQASSGPATTHPALWPKAASPATITDAKTEAFITKLMSQMTVEEKVAQTIQADGASITPEELKKYRLGSVLVGGNSAPDGNDRASAQRWIEWINAFRAAALDNRGGHQEIPIIFGVDAVHGHNNVVGATIFPHNIGLGAARDPDLIRRIGEATAQEMAATGADWTFGPTVAVPRDVRWGRTYEGYAEDPEVVKTYAGPMTLGLQGALVAGKPLATGHIAGSAKHFLGDGGTDGGKDQGDAKLPETELIRLHNAGYPPAINAGILSVMVSFSSWNGVKHTGNKSLLTDVLKGRMGFEGFVVGDWNAHGQVEGCTTTSCAQAYNAGMDMIMAPDSWKGLYENTLAQVKAGQIPMARIDDAVRRILRVKVKAGLFENKRPLEGKLELLGAPEHRAIAREAVRKSLVLLKNEGVLPLKSSARILVAGDGADDIGKAAGGWTLTWQGTGNKNSDFPNGQSIFGGVAEAVKAGGGSAELSPSGDYKQKPDVAIVVFGENPYAEFQGDIATAEYQPGDKTDLALLKKLKAQGIPVVSVFLSGRPLWTNPEINASDAFVAAWLPGSEGGGVADVLIGDAAGKPRFDFTGKLSYSWPKRADQEPLNVGDKGYDPLFAYGYGLSYAKPGKVATLSEDSGVASAAAMNVDRYFLAGRAPSPWTLTTSGAVATKTIDAGAQENARQAEWTGEGQGLLAISGRPVDLSRQTTGDMAVMLRYRVDASPEKPVSMAIGCGESCGATVDVTSTLSGAKIGEWRTAKIKLSCFKAKGADMTRVTAPFALMTSGRFSMTFTEIRLASNEGDAVCPAN from the coding sequence ATGTTTTCGCGTCGCTCCCTGCGTGTTTCCGTCCTGGCCTTGGCGATCGCCGGTGGACTTTCGGGAGCGGTTCTCGCCCAGGCCTCCTCGGGGCCCGCGACGACCCATCCCGCGCTGTGGCCCAAGGCCGCCAGCCCGGCGACGATCACCGACGCCAAGACCGAGGCCTTCATCACCAAGCTGATGAGCCAAATGACGGTCGAGGAGAAGGTCGCCCAGACCATCCAGGCCGACGGGGCGTCGATCACGCCCGAGGAACTCAAGAAATACCGCCTGGGCTCGGTGCTGGTCGGCGGCAACAGCGCGCCCGACGGCAACGATCGCGCCTCGGCCCAACGCTGGATCGAGTGGATCAACGCTTTCCGCGCCGCGGCGCTGGACAACCGCGGCGGCCACCAGGAAATCCCGATCATCTTCGGCGTGGACGCGGTTCACGGTCACAACAATGTCGTCGGCGCGACGATCTTCCCGCACAATATCGGCCTGGGCGCGGCGCGCGATCCCGACCTGATCCGCCGGATCGGCGAGGCGACCGCCCAGGAGATGGCCGCCACCGGCGCCGACTGGACCTTCGGCCCCACGGTGGCCGTGCCGCGCGACGTGCGCTGGGGCCGCACCTATGAAGGCTATGCCGAGGATCCGGAGGTGGTGAAGACCTATGCCGGTCCCATGACCCTGGGCCTGCAGGGCGCGCTGGTCGCCGGCAAGCCGCTGGCGACGGGCCACATCGCCGGCTCGGCCAAGCACTTCCTGGGCGACGGCGGCACCGACGGCGGCAAGGACCAGGGCGACGCCAAGCTGCCCGAGACCGAGCTGATCCGCCTGCACAACGCTGGCTATCCGCCCGCGATCAACGCCGGCATCCTGTCGGTGATGGTCTCGTTCTCCAGCTGGAACGGCGTCAAGCACACGGGCAACAAGAGCCTGCTGACCGACGTGCTGAAGGGGCGGATGGGCTTCGAAGGCTTCGTCGTCGGCGACTGGAACGCCCACGGCCAGGTCGAGGGCTGCACGACCACCAGCTGCGCCCAGGCCTACAACGCCGGCATGGACATGATCATGGCCCCCGACAGCTGGAAGGGCCTCTATGAGAACACCCTGGCTCAGGTGAAGGCCGGCCAGATCCCGATGGCGCGGATCGACGACGCGGTGCGTCGCATCCTGCGCGTGAAGGTCAAGGCGGGGCTGTTCGAGAACAAGCGTCCGCTGGAAGGCAAGCTGGAGCTGCTGGGCGCGCCCGAGCATCGGGCGATCGCGCGAGAAGCGGTCCGCAAGTCCCTCGTTTTGCTGAAGAACGAGGGCGTTCTGCCGCTGAAGAGCTCGGCGCGGATCCTGGTGGCCGGCGACGGCGCGGACGACATCGGCAAGGCCGCCGGCGGCTGGACCCTGACCTGGCAGGGCACGGGCAACAAGAACAGCGACTTCCCGAACGGCCAGTCGATCTTCGGCGGCGTCGCCGAGGCGGTGAAGGCCGGCGGCGGCAGCGCCGAGTTGTCGCCCTCCGGCGACTACAAGCAGAAGCCCGACGTCGCGATCGTGGTGTTCGGCGAGAACCCCTACGCCGAATTCCAGGGCGACATCGCCACGGCCGAGTACCAGCCCGGCGACAAGACCGATCTGGCGCTGCTGAAGAAGCTGAAGGCCCAGGGCATTCCCGTCGTGTCGGTGTTCCTGAGCGGCCGGCCGCTGTGGACCAACCCGGAGATCAACGCCTCGGACGCTTTCGTGGCCGCCTGGCTGCCCGGCTCGGAAGGCGGCGGCGTGGCCGATGTGCTGATCGGCGACGCGGCGGGCAAGCCGCGCTTCGACTTCACGGGCAAGCTCTCGTACTCGTGGCCCAAGCGCGCGGACCAGGAGCCGCTCAATGTCGGCGACAAGGGCTACGACCCGCTGTTCGCCTATGGTTACGGCCTGAGCTACGCCAAGCCGGGCAAGGTGGCGACGCTGTCGGAGGACTCCGGCGTGGCTTCGGCGGCGGCCATGAACGTGGACCGCTACTTCCTCGCCGGCCGCGCGCCGTCGCCCTGGACGCTGACCACCTCGGGCGCCGTGGCGACCAAGACCATCGACGCCGGCGCCCAGGAAAACGCCCGCCAGGCGGAGTGGACCGGAGAAGGGCAGGGGCTGCTGGCGATCTCTGGCCGGCCGGTCGACCTGTCGCGCCAGACCACCGGCGACATGGCCGTGATGCTCCGCTACCGGGTCGATGCGTCCCCAGAGAAACCGGTTTCCATGGCCATCGGCTGTGGCGAATCCTGCGGGGCGACGGTAGACGTTACGTCAACGTTGTCAGGTGCGAAAATCGGCGAATGGCGTACGGCCAAGATCAAACTGTCCTGTTTCAAGGCCAAGGGCGCGGACATGACGCGGGTGACCGCGCCGTTCGCGCTGATGACGTCCGGTCGCTTCTCCATGACCTTCACCGAGATCCGGCTGGCCTCGAACGAGGGCGACGCGGTCTGTCCTGCGAACTGA
- a CDS encoding Crp/Fnr family transcriptional regulator yields the protein MKNRLLSALPSEDKALLVPYLTPMDLDKGRLLYDPGDAIDQVYFPNDGVISLMTLMESGAAIESATIGREGALGLMAAVAPRQSLSRAIVQAPGSALRIAAAPLHEAWKRSATLRDLVDRHNEALFCHAIQSVACNALHPVEARFCRWLLSCHDRIDSSTVSLTQEFLADMLGVQRTTVTAVAGSLQNKGLIRYRRGVVDILDRAGLEAMTCECYGAVRRSYERLLPDPFGDEDAPSLRLRG from the coding sequence TTGAAGAACCGACTCCTTTCCGCGCTGCCGTCAGAGGACAAGGCTCTTCTGGTCCCGTATCTGACGCCGATGGACCTCGACAAAGGTCGCCTGCTGTATGATCCGGGCGACGCCATCGATCAGGTCTATTTCCCGAATGACGGCGTCATTTCGCTGATGACGTTGATGGAGAGCGGCGCGGCGATCGAGTCCGCCACCATTGGCCGCGAGGGCGCTTTGGGCCTGATGGCCGCCGTTGCCCCCCGTCAGTCGCTGTCGCGCGCGATCGTCCAGGCGCCGGGCTCGGCCTTGCGCATCGCCGCCGCGCCCTTGCACGAGGCCTGGAAGCGTAGCGCCACCCTCCGAGACTTGGTGGATCGCCACAATGAGGCGCTGTTCTGTCACGCGATCCAGTCCGTGGCCTGCAACGCCCTGCACCCCGTCGAGGCGCGGTTCTGCCGCTGGCTGCTGTCGTGCCACGACCGCATCGACTCGAGCACGGTCAGCCTGACCCAGGAGTTCCTGGCGGACATGCTGGGCGTGCAGCGCACGACCGTCACGGCCGTCGCCGGCTCGCTGCAGAATAAGGGTCTGATCCGCTACCGCCGGGGCGTGGTCGACATCCTGGACCGCGCCGGCCTCGAGGCCATGACCTGCGAATGCTACGGCGCGGTGCGCCGGAGCTACGAGCGGCTGCTGCCCGATCCGTTCGGCGACGAGGACGCGCCGAGCCTTCGCCTGCGCGGCTAG